A genome region from Triticum aestivum cultivar Chinese Spring chromosome 2B, IWGSC CS RefSeq v2.1, whole genome shotgun sequence includes the following:
- the LOC123043901 gene encoding calcium-dependent protein kinase 20 isoform X2, whose protein sequence is MLTSFADLFSQLYDLLKWLCWIALKVVWIAHSGSTSFSIVKLLLLFKSAICMKWMHRDLKPENFLFANWKETAALKAIDFGLFVLFFTPSRVNPNILYGYR, encoded by the exons ATGTTAACCAGCTTTGCTGACCTGTTCTCTCAG TTGTATGATTTGTTAAAGTGGCTATGCTGGATTGCCCTGAAGGTGGTATGGATAGCACATTCAG GATCGACTTCCTTCTCAATAGTGAAATTGCTTCTGTTGTTCAA ATCTGCCATATGCATGAAGTGGATGCACCGGGACCTCAAACCAGAGAATTTCTTGTTTGCAAACTGGAAAGAAACGGCTGCACTGAAAGCAATTGATTTTGGCCTGTTTGTTTTGTTTTTCACTCCAAGTAGAGTCAATCCTAATATCCTATATGGCTATCGTTGA
- the LOC123043901 gene encoding uncharacterized protein isoform X1, which yields MLDCPEGGMDSTFRIDFLLNSEIASVVQVRETCRKMCRTKKLIMHQYNLHHQWIYSSNFCEGLCCCLPMSRSAFARRYLSFLFYLIQYASILIDDRSAICMKWMHRDLKPENFLFANWKETAALKAIDFGLFVLFFTPSRVNPNILYGYR from the exons ATGCTGGATTGCCCTGAAGGTGGTATGGATAGCACATTCAG GATCGACTTCCTTCTCAATAGTGAAATTGCTTCTGTTGTTCAAGTGAGAGAAACATGCAG GAAAATGTGTCGAACGAAAAAGTTAATAATGCATCAGTACAACTTACATCATCAGTGGATTTACAGTTCAAACTTCTGTGAGGGGCTGTGCTGCTGTCTGCCCATGTCCCGAAGTGCATTTGCTAGGAGATATTTATCCTTTCTATTTTACTTGATCCAGTATGCATCCATCCTGATAGATGATAG ATCTGCCATATGCATGAAGTGGATGCACCGGGACCTCAAACCAGAGAATTTCTTGTTTGCAAACTGGAAAGAAACGGCTGCACTGAAAGCAATTGATTTTGGCCTGTTTGTTTTGTTTTTCACTCCAAGTAGAGTCAATCCTAATATCCTATATGGCTATCGTTGA